One segment of Cyanobacteria bacterium FACHB-DQ100 DNA contains the following:
- a CDS encoding O-acetyl-ADP-ribose deacetylase, whose protein sequence is MTVIDKLEIRIADITKLEVDAIVNAANSSLLGGGGVDGAIHRAAGSQLVKECRMLRGCQTGQAKITKGYQLPAKFVIHAVGPVWQDGRKGEPELLASCYRESLKLAIQHEVRTIAFSAISCGVYGYPIEQACEIALRETISFLHENDAIEKVVFACFSSEVYSAYQTALTTIE, encoded by the coding sequence ATGACTGTAATCGACAAACTTGAAATCAGGATTGCGGATATTACTAAACTCGAAGTTGATGCGATCGTGAATGCTGCAAATAGCTCTCTTTTAGGCGGTGGTGGCGTTGATGGAGCGATTCACCGCGCCGCAGGTTCACAATTGGTTAAAGAATGTCGGATGCTGAGAGGCTGTCAAACTGGGCAAGCTAAGATCACCAAAGGCTATCAACTGCCTGCAAAGTTTGTGATTCATGCAGTCGGCCCTGTTTGGCAAGACGGCAGAAAGGGTGAACCAGAACTCCTAGCCTCTTGCTATCGCGAAAGCCTGAAATTGGCAATTCAACATGAAGTGAGAACGATCGCATTTTCGGCGATTAGTTGTGGCGTTTATGGCTATCCGATCGAGCAAGCTTGTGAGATTGCGCTCCGAGAAACAATCAGCTTTCTGCATGAGAATGACGCGATCGAAAAAGTAGTTTTCGCTTGCTTCAGCTCCGAAGTCTACAGCGCGTATCAAACTGCTTTGACTACGATCGAGTAA